A genomic stretch from Mastacembelus armatus chromosome 7, fMasArm1.2, whole genome shotgun sequence includes:
- the wfdc2 gene encoding WAP four-disulfide core domain protein 3 isoform X1 — MEKHWSVVCALILALSAYLHFNAAFAAAADRNLTVTLPKPGHCPRRLNVVPSHKGCVCDEDCPADHKCCVFDCGAVCVPPAFTKPGVCPRRHWGSGMCAEFCSNDSDCPTKEKCCYNGCGHECTAPYTVKPGRCAPPQGTPMCAEYCYHDGQCPGEQKCCRTTCGHACSKPC, encoded by the exons ATGGAGAAACACTGGTCTGTGGTTTGTGCACTGATTTTAGCACTCAGTGCATATCTACACTTTAACGCAGcttttgcagcagcagctgaccGTAATTTAACAG tGACTCTTCCAAAACCAGGACACTGCCCACGTCGCCTTAATGTTGTACCATCACATaagggctgtgtgtgtgatgaagacTGTCCTGCAGACCACAAATGCTGTGTCTTTGACTGTGGAGCTGTCTGTGTCCCTCCAGCTTTCA caAAACCAGGAGTGTGTCCTCGCCGGCACTGGGGTTCAGGAATGTGTGCTGAGTTTTGCTCTAATGACAGCGACTGCCCTACTAAGGAGAAGTGCTGCTACAATGGATGTGGACACGAGTGCACTGCACCGTACACAG TGAAGCCGGGCCGCTGCGCTCCACCTCAGGGCACCCCCATGTGTGCAGAGTACTGCTACCATGACGGCCAGTGTCCAGGAGAGCAGAAGTGCTGCAGGACAACCTGCGGCCACGCCTGCAGCAAGCCCTGCTGA
- the wfdc2 gene encoding WAP four-disulfide core domain protein 3 isoform X2 — MEKHWSVVCALILALSAYLHFNAAFAAAADRNLTAKPGVCPRRHWGSGMCAEFCSNDSDCPTKEKCCYNGCGHECTAPYTVKPGRCAPPQGTPMCAEYCYHDGQCPGEQKCCRTTCGHACSKPC; from the exons ATGGAGAAACACTGGTCTGTGGTTTGTGCACTGATTTTAGCACTCAGTGCATATCTACACTTTAACGCAGcttttgcagcagcagctgaccGTAATTTAACAG caAAACCAGGAGTGTGTCCTCGCCGGCACTGGGGTTCAGGAATGTGTGCTGAGTTTTGCTCTAATGACAGCGACTGCCCTACTAAGGAGAAGTGCTGCTACAATGGATGTGGACACGAGTGCACTGCACCGTACACAG TGAAGCCGGGCCGCTGCGCTCCACCTCAGGGCACCCCCATGTGTGCAGAGTACTGCTACCATGACGGCCAGTGTCCAGGAGAGCAGAAGTGCTGCAGGACAACCTGCGGCCACGCCTGCAGCAAGCCCTGCTGA